One window from the genome of Rhodococcus sp. ABRD24 encodes:
- a CDS encoding DUF4192 domain-containing protein, translating into MRIADPGDLISAVPALLGFHPRRSLVAICLTGTSVGAVMRHDLVLEDPGLMELVIERFAAVCARDGANRVLVVMLDDRIGPGAAAVDLPRHRDLVARFRMRLGAAGIELAGAHIAPAVAAGLEWFALERGDRGVLPDPAASEVAAAHVFGGRAIRGSREELEAVLEPCAEHERALVAELIDEARETGARGRLRVAAVDPVGSDRAALEGVLCRIAQVESGDELSAHEYAELALALENPTVRDALLALSVGSHADAADQMWILLGRSLPEPECAEALALLGFSAYLRGDGPMAGVALCAALAADPCHGLANLLDDALQTGVRPTALRDLADVGFGVAAALGVSLPNPEPLPPGGV; encoded by the coding sequence GTGCGGATCGCTGATCCCGGCGACCTGATCAGCGCGGTCCCGGCTCTGCTCGGCTTCCATCCACGCCGCTCGCTCGTCGCGATCTGTCTCACCGGCACCAGTGTGGGCGCGGTGATGCGCCACGACCTCGTCCTCGAGGATCCGGGTCTGATGGAGCTGGTGATCGAGAGGTTCGCGGCGGTGTGCGCCCGTGACGGCGCCAACCGTGTGCTGGTCGTGATGCTCGATGACCGGATCGGTCCCGGCGCGGCTGCGGTCGATCTGCCTCGGCATCGAGACCTTGTCGCGCGATTCCGGATGCGGTTGGGCGCGGCCGGGATTGAGCTGGCAGGAGCGCACATCGCCCCGGCGGTGGCGGCCGGGCTCGAGTGGTTCGCGCTCGAGCGCGGCGACCGTGGTGTGCTGCCCGACCCGGCCGCGTCCGAAGTTGCGGCGGCGCACGTGTTCGGTGGCCGCGCGATCCGTGGCTCACGGGAAGAGCTCGAGGCGGTCCTCGAACCGTGTGCCGAACATGAACGGGCCTTGGTTGCGGAGCTGATCGACGAGGCAAGGGAGACCGGAGCCCGCGGACGCCTCCGCGTGGCTGCGGTGGACCCTGTGGGCTCCGACCGTGCGGCGCTCGAGGGCGTTCTCTGCCGGATAGCGCAGGTTGAGTCCGGCGACGAGCTGTCGGCGCACGAATATGCCGAACTCGCGCTTGCCCTCGAGAACCCGACGGTCCGTGACGCGTTGCTGGCTCTGTCGGTGGGGTCACACGCCGACGCGGCGGATCAGATGTGGATCCTGCTCGGCAGGTCATTGCCGGAACCTGAATGTGCGGAAGCGTTGGCGCTGTTGGGGTTCAGTGCATACCTACGCGGTGACGGGCCGATGGCCGGTGTTGCGTTGTGTGCAGCTCTCGCCGCCGATCCGTGTCACGGCCTGGCCAACCTGCTCGACGACGCGCTGCAGACGGGCGTCCGGCCGACTGCCCTGCGCGATCTGGCCGACGTCGGGTTCGGTGTCGCCGCCGCGCTCGGCGTATCGCTGCCGAACCCGGAGCCGCTACCGCCGGGCGGCGTGTGA
- a CDS encoding DUF5997 family protein, whose translation MTSQKTPQTMKPATAAKKLGVYLQATPAEFQDGVVTRDELVEWQANPPAWLTELRLTGPHPRQVVAAKLGVSISGLGRGGIEDALTTEQIEALLADQPAWLVAERANLVEVHKEDKRIKELQAARREESNRKPRTARPFQ comes from the coding sequence ATGACGTCGCAGAAGACCCCCCAGACGATGAAGCCCGCCACCGCGGCAAAGAAGCTGGGTGTTTACCTCCAGGCCACCCCCGCCGAGTTTCAGGACGGTGTGGTCACGCGCGATGAACTTGTCGAGTGGCAGGCCAATCCGCCCGCATGGCTCACCGAGCTGCGCCTGACCGGCCCGCATCCCCGGCAGGTCGTCGCGGCCAAGCTGGGAGTGTCGATTTCCGGACTCGGCAGAGGCGGGATCGAGGACGCGCTCACCACGGAGCAGATCGAGGCCCTACTGGCCGACCAACCCGCCTGGCTGGTCGCCGAGCGCGCCAACCTCGTCGAGGTTCACAAGGAGGACAAGCGCATCAAGGAACTCCAGGCGGCTCGCCGCGAGGAGTCCAACCGCAAGCCCCGGACGGCTCGCCCTTTCCAGTGA
- a CDS encoding PAC2 family protein: protein MDEQSKMYELEFPAPHLSSADGQGPVLVHGLEGFSDAGHAVKLATTHLRESLETELVASFDVDELIDYRSRRPTMTFKSDHFSDFEQPQLNLYALRDTSGTPFLLLAGMEPDLRWERFTTAVRLLAEQLGVRQTIGINAIPMAIPHTRPLGVTAHSTNKELIKDHHRWSGELQVPGSASSLLELRMSQHGHESVGFSVHVPHYLAQTDYPAAAETLLENVSEITGLELPLVALGEASARVREQIDEHIAGNEEVQSVVRALENQYDTYVTAQEQQSTLLASDEDLPSGDELGAEFEKFLAEHARRDEETPKDDNQG, encoded by the coding sequence ATGGACGAGCAGTCGAAGATGTACGAGCTGGAATTCCCGGCGCCGCATCTGTCCTCCGCCGACGGCCAGGGCCCCGTATTGGTGCATGGCCTCGAGGGGTTCTCGGATGCCGGGCACGCGGTGAAGCTGGCAACCACGCACCTGCGCGAGAGCCTGGAAACAGAACTGGTGGCCTCGTTCGATGTCGACGAACTGATCGACTACCGGTCGCGCCGGCCGACCATGACCTTCAAATCCGACCATTTCTCGGACTTCGAGCAGCCACAACTGAATCTGTACGCGCTGCGCGATACATCGGGAACGCCGTTCCTGCTTCTGGCAGGGATGGAGCCTGACCTGCGCTGGGAGCGCTTCACGACGGCGGTCCGGCTGCTCGCGGAGCAGCTCGGCGTGCGACAGACCATCGGCATCAACGCAATTCCGATGGCAATCCCGCACACGCGTCCGCTCGGCGTGACCGCGCATTCGACGAACAAGGAATTGATCAAGGACCACCACCGTTGGTCGGGTGAACTACAGGTCCCGGGCAGCGCATCCTCGCTGCTGGAGCTGCGGATGAGCCAGCACGGACACGAATCGGTCGGGTTCTCGGTTCACGTGCCGCACTATCTGGCACAAACGGACTACCCGGCGGCGGCCGAGACGCTACTCGAGAACGTCAGCGAGATCACCGGACTCGAGTTGCCGCTGGTGGCCCTCGGCGAGGCGTCGGCGCGGGTGCGCGAGCAGATCGACGAGCACATCGCCGGAAACGAGGAAGTCCAGTCGGTGGTCCGTGCGCTCGAGAACCAGTACGACACCTACGTCACTGCTCAAGAGCAGCAGTCCACGCTGCTCGCGAGCGACGAGGACCTGCCGAGCGGCGACGAACTGGGCGCGGAATTCGAGAAGTTCCTCGCCGAGCACGCGCGCCGCGACGAGGAAACGCCGAAAGACGACAATCAGGGCTGA
- a CDS encoding acetoin utilization protein AcuC has translation MTASTGPVGGISPSGSDRVVVWSPDYLSYRWSPQHPMNPTRLELTMDLAHGLGLIEGAEMVCPQAATDADLLRIHTPAYIEAVKQAGHSENGVLPPEIETRHGLGNDDNPIFPRMHEASAILAGGSLTAAKEIAAGRARRAVSIGGGMHHAMADWASGFCVYNDAAIAISWLLDNGFDRIAYIDIDAHHGDGVQHAFLGDPRVLTVSIHQHPATLWPNTGWSSEVGSGAAEGTAINLPVLPGTGDALWLRAFHSVVPAAVASFRPQIVISQCGADNHREDPLADLALTVDGQRAAYLAMRDLADRFAEGRWLAVGGGGYGLIRVVPRSWTHLIAAALDREIDPGTAVPVSWQEKARTVAPSVELPTTMGEGGDTAFLRWDGPGGTPETGVASVDRALTRIDSAIIATRRATFPLLGLDPEDPRD, from the coding sequence ATGACCGCGTCGACTGGTCCCGTCGGGGGCATCTCACCTTCCGGATCCGACCGCGTCGTGGTGTGGAGTCCGGACTACCTCAGCTACCGCTGGAGCCCGCAGCACCCGATGAATCCGACGCGGCTCGAACTGACGATGGATCTGGCTCACGGGCTGGGGCTGATCGAGGGTGCCGAGATGGTATGCCCGCAGGCTGCGACCGACGCCGATCTGTTGCGAATCCACACCCCGGCGTACATCGAAGCCGTGAAGCAGGCTGGGCACTCGGAGAACGGCGTGTTGCCCCCGGAGATCGAGACGCGGCACGGGCTCGGCAACGATGACAATCCGATCTTCCCCCGGATGCACGAGGCGAGTGCGATTCTCGCCGGGGGGTCGCTGACAGCGGCGAAGGAGATCGCCGCGGGCAGAGCCCGCCGGGCGGTGAGTATTGGCGGCGGTATGCACCATGCGATGGCCGACTGGGCGTCGGGCTTCTGTGTCTACAACGATGCCGCGATTGCCATCTCCTGGTTGCTGGACAACGGGTTCGACCGGATCGCGTACATCGACATCGACGCCCATCATGGGGACGGTGTGCAGCACGCATTTCTCGGCGATCCTCGGGTGCTCACGGTGTCGATCCACCAACACCCGGCGACTCTGTGGCCCAACACAGGTTGGTCCAGCGAGGTGGGATCGGGCGCTGCCGAGGGCACTGCGATCAATCTTCCGGTCCTGCCGGGAACCGGTGATGCGTTGTGGTTGAGGGCATTTCATTCCGTGGTGCCGGCGGCAGTCGCATCGTTCAGGCCGCAGATCGTGATCAGTCAATGCGGTGCCGACAATCACCGCGAGGACCCTTTAGCAGATCTTGCGCTCACCGTCGACGGCCAGCGTGCGGCATATCTTGCGATGCGGGACCTCGCCGATCGGTTCGCGGAGGGGCGCTGGCTCGCGGTCGGTGGCGGCGGGTACGGGTTGATCCGGGTGGTGCCGCGGTCGTGGACGCACCTCATTGCGGCCGCACTGGACCGTGAGATCGACCCGGGTACCGCGGTGCCTGTGTCGTGGCAGGAGAAGGCGCGTACGGTCGCCCCGAGCGTCGAGTTACCGACGACGATGGGGGAGGGCGGTGACACCGCGTTCCTGCGATGGGACGGTCCCGGAGGGACCCCGGAAACCGGTGTCGCCTCCGTCGACCGGGCGCTGACCCGCATCGACTCGGCCATCATCGCGACCCGCCGCGCCACGTTCCCGTTGCTCGGACTCGACCCGGAGGATCCCCGTGACTAG
- a CDS encoding alpha/beta hydrolase: protein MSDSRTRMLRPVPDTEPRLVFRTIHGYRRAFRMAGEGPAVLLLHGIGDNSSTWNEIIPHLAQNYTVIAPDLLGHGRSDKPRADYSVAAYANGMRDLLSVLGIDKVTVVGHSLGGGVAMQFAYQFPHMVDRLALVSTGGVTKDVHPLLRLISMPVVNEALKLLRIPGAITTVRVVGEVISRLHGSPLRPGAILHDTPDLVRVLGALPDPTAYEAYLRTLRSVVDWRGQVVTMLDRCYLTENLPVQLIWGDRDSVIPISHGHLAHSAMPGSRLEIFEGAGHFPFRDDPLRFLSVVEDFLQSTAPLEFDETRWRNLLMNGVGEATISGAPQTRMAVLDAMGSDERSAT from the coding sequence ATGAGCGACTCTCGCACCCGCATGCTCCGACCGGTGCCGGACACCGAGCCCCGACTCGTCTTCAGGACGATCCACGGGTACCGCCGCGCATTCCGGATGGCGGGAGAGGGGCCTGCCGTACTGCTGCTCCACGGGATCGGCGACAACTCGTCGACCTGGAACGAGATCATCCCGCACCTGGCCCAGAACTACACCGTGATCGCACCCGACCTCCTCGGACACGGGCGTTCCGACAAGCCACGCGCCGACTACTCGGTGGCGGCCTATGCGAACGGGATGCGGGACCTGCTGTCAGTGCTCGGCATCGACAAGGTCACGGTCGTCGGGCACTCTCTCGGCGGCGGCGTCGCGATGCAGTTCGCGTACCAATTCCCGCACATGGTCGACCGCCTTGCGCTGGTCTCGACGGGCGGCGTCACCAAGGACGTGCACCCGCTGCTGCGGCTGATCTCGATGCCGGTGGTGAACGAGGCGCTCAAACTGCTCCGGATTCCCGGCGCGATCACCACGGTACGAGTAGTCGGCGAGGTGATCTCGCGCCTGCACGGCTCGCCGCTGCGCCCCGGCGCGATCCTGCACGACACCCCCGATCTGGTCCGCGTGCTGGGGGCACTCCCCGACCCGACCGCGTACGAGGCCTACCTGCGGACACTCCGGTCAGTCGTGGACTGGCGCGGTCAGGTCGTCACCATGCTCGACCGGTGCTACCTGACCGAAAACCTCCCGGTGCAACTCATCTGGGGCGATCGTGACTCGGTGATCCCGATCAGCCACGGCCACCTCGCGCATTCCGCGATGCCCGGATCGCGTCTCGAGATCTTCGAGGGCGCGGGCCACTTCCCCTTCCGGGACGATCCGCTGCGTTTCCTGTCCGTCGTCGAGGACTTCCTCCAGTCCACCGCTCCGCTCGAATTCGACGAGACACGGTGGCGCAACCTGCTGATGAACGGCGTCGGGGAGGCAACCATCTCGGGCGCACCACAGACCCGCATGGCGGTCCTGGACGCGATGGGCTCGGACGAGCGAAGCGCCACATAA
- a CDS encoding sensor domain-containing protein: MSQHVRVVAIVVASAALLAAGCSTEVSGTARPEMGSSASGTSSRTLGELLLEPEAFPPRYQAVILPPQAVAQAAPDLTGIPPNAKVHPAGCKPSAQDYGPDGTAMVVGTDNADRSTLTVELIRATAPLAELEAQIAQCPEVTVTLNAVDSVVRTDLTRPPASVDADTTVALRRSVTSGRLGKTVIQSMRTLITQIDGVRIQVTHMSFGDVADPSALDAVFTAVVQKVRAG; encoded by the coding sequence GTGTCGCAGCATGTGCGGGTGGTCGCGATCGTCGTCGCTTCCGCGGCGCTGCTTGCGGCCGGGTGTTCGACGGAGGTTTCGGGCACCGCGCGGCCCGAGATGGGTTCGTCGGCTTCCGGGACGTCGTCGAGGACGCTTGGTGAGCTCCTTCTCGAGCCCGAAGCGTTCCCGCCGCGGTACCAGGCTGTGATACTCCCGCCGCAGGCGGTCGCGCAGGCCGCGCCGGACCTGACTGGGATCCCCCCGAATGCCAAGGTTCATCCGGCAGGTTGCAAGCCGTCCGCACAGGACTATGGACCCGACGGCACTGCCATGGTGGTGGGTACGGACAACGCAGACCGATCCACCCTTACGGTCGAGCTGATCCGGGCGACGGCGCCGCTGGCCGAGCTCGAGGCGCAGATCGCGCAATGCCCGGAAGTGACAGTGACACTCAACGCGGTCGACTCCGTGGTCCGGACCGACCTGACGCGGCCGCCGGCATCGGTCGATGCCGATACGACCGTCGCGTTGCGGCGTTCGGTGACCTCGGGGCGGCTCGGCAAGACCGTCATCCAGTCGATGCGCACCCTGATCACACAGATCGACGGGGTTCGGATCCAGGTCACTCACATGTCCTTCGGGGACGTCGCCGATCCGTCCGCCCTCGACGCGGTGTTCACCGCGGTGGTGCAGAAGGTGCGCGCCGGGTGA
- the galE gene encoding UDP-glucose 4-epimerase GalE has product MRLLVTGGAGYVGSVCSTVLLERGHEVVVVDDLSTGNVDAVPEGAEFIEGDIAAVAGSVLGSGDSAPRFDGVLHFAAQSLVGESVERPAQYWQGNVVTTLALLEAIRVSGTPRLVFSSTAATYGEPERTPITESDPTRPTNPYGATKLAIDHAITSYANAHELAATSLRYFNVAGAYRGAGENRVVETHLIPLVLQVALGQRDKISVFGTDWPTKDGTAVRDYIHVLDLAEAHLLALESSVAGSHRIYNLGSGAGFTVREVISACRRVTGLPIAAEDAPRRAGDPAVLIASSERAIDELGWSPAHTDLDEIVADAWSYLQALGDRSHAARR; this is encoded by the coding sequence GTGAGACTTCTGGTTACCGGCGGTGCCGGCTACGTCGGCAGCGTGTGCAGCACAGTACTGCTCGAGCGCGGTCACGAGGTGGTTGTTGTCGACGATCTCTCGACCGGAAACGTCGACGCGGTGCCCGAAGGTGCCGAGTTCATCGAAGGGGATATCGCCGCTGTTGCCGGATCCGTCCTCGGATCCGGCGACAGCGCGCCTCGATTCGACGGAGTTCTTCACTTCGCAGCGCAATCGCTGGTGGGTGAATCCGTCGAGCGACCCGCGCAGTACTGGCAAGGCAATGTCGTCACCACTCTCGCTCTACTCGAGGCGATCCGGGTGTCCGGCACCCCGCGGCTGGTCTTCTCGTCTACCGCTGCCACCTACGGCGAGCCCGAGCGCACGCCGATCACCGAAAGCGACCCGACCCGGCCGACCAACCCGTACGGCGCCACCAAACTAGCGATCGATCACGCGATCACCTCGTATGCGAACGCGCACGAGCTCGCTGCAACCAGCCTGCGTTACTTCAATGTTGCCGGCGCCTACCGTGGAGCAGGCGAGAACCGGGTTGTGGAAACCCATCTCATCCCCCTCGTGTTGCAGGTCGCGCTTGGCCAGCGCGACAAGATCTCCGTGTTCGGCACGGACTGGCCGACCAAGGACGGTACGGCTGTACGCGACTACATTCACGTGCTCGATCTGGCCGAGGCACACTTGCTCGCACTCGAGTCGTCGGTGGCCGGTAGCCACCGCATCTACAACCTCGGCAGCGGCGCGGGATTCACCGTGCGCGAGGTCATCTCGGCATGCCGTCGGGTCACCGGGCTGCCCATTGCAGCCGAAGACGCGCCTCGTCGGGCCGGCGACCCTGCTGTGTTGATCGCGTCCAGCGAGCGGGCCATCGACGAGCTCGGCTGGAGTCCGGCACACACCGACCTCGACGAGATCGTCGCCGACGCGTGGAGCTACCTACAGGCGCTCGGCGATCGCTCACACGCCGCCCGGCGGTAG
- a CDS encoding DUF4203 domain-containing protein: MADVVIGTLAIVVGAVFCFRGVPTMRFVIALWGAFAGLNLGAGLVSAITGDGFLATALGWIVGILVAVVFSVLAYLYYAVAVTLTMASVGFAIGAAAMAAIGVTWNWVVVIVGALTGVALAVLTLAVNLPAVLLVVVSVLGGAVAVIGGTMLLVGTLDTAEFDEGTLTANITPAWWWYALYLALVIAGTVAQTRALGRERSLRDQWRTAPVR, encoded by the coding sequence ATGGCTGATGTCGTGATCGGGACCCTGGCAATAGTCGTCGGCGCGGTGTTCTGTTTCCGCGGTGTGCCGACGATGCGCTTCGTCATTGCACTGTGGGGTGCGTTCGCCGGCCTGAACCTGGGTGCCGGTCTGGTCTCGGCAATCACCGGCGACGGCTTCCTCGCGACCGCACTCGGGTGGATTGTCGGCATCTTGGTGGCGGTCGTCTTCTCCGTCCTGGCCTACCTGTACTACGCGGTGGCTGTGACGTTGACCATGGCGTCCGTCGGATTCGCCATAGGCGCGGCCGCGATGGCCGCGATCGGTGTGACGTGGAACTGGGTGGTGGTCATAGTGGGCGCACTGACCGGCGTAGCGCTGGCGGTCCTCACACTTGCGGTGAACCTGCCGGCGGTGCTGCTCGTGGTGGTCAGCGTCCTCGGCGGCGCGGTCGCGGTCATCGGCGGCACGATGCTGCTCGTCGGAACCCTCGACACCGCAGAGTTCGACGAGGGAACACTCACCGCAAACATCACACCTGCCTGGTGGTGGTATGCCCTGTACCTCGCACTTGTGATCGCCGGCACGGTCGCACAAACCCGGGCACTCGGGCGCGAGCGGTCGCTGCGTGACCAGTGGCGAACTGCCCCCGTTCGATAG
- a CDS encoding DEAD/DEAH box helicase yields MLLTELLPESVDPDGTDADALFDVFTSWTTDRGLQLYPAQEEALMELVSGANVILATPTGSGKSMVAIGAHFFALAARSSGGGRRTFYTAPIKALVSEKFFALCEVFGADKVGMMTGDASVNSSAPIICATAEIVANLALREGAGSDIGQVVMDEFHFYSEPDRGWAWQVPLIELPQAQFLLMSATLGDVTHLRDDLTRRTGRSTTEVSGSERPVPLHFSYSQTPIGEEIEELVTTHQAPVYVVHFTQAAALERAQALTSVNLCTRAEKDAIAEAIGAFRFTTGFGKTLSRLVRHGIGVHHAGMLPKYRRLIERLAQEGLLKVICGTDTLGVGINVPIRTVLLTGLTKYDGVRTRQLRAREFHQIAGRAGRAGYDTMGTVVVQAPEYEIENVRALAKAGDDPKKRRKVQRKKAPEGFVSWGEGTFDKLITATPEPLSSRFSVSNSMLLNVIARPGNCFQAMRHLLEDNHESRPAQRKHILKAISLYRGLLQAGIVQQLDEPDEYGRMARLTVDLQRDFALNQPLSPFALASLELLDVESHTYALDVVSIIESTLDDPRQILMAQQHAARGAAVAEMKADGIEYEERMELLEEITWPKPLADLLFPAFETYRAGHPWMSEFALSPKSVVRDMVERAMTFAELVSHYGLARSEGLVLRYLADAYRALRQTVPAEARTEELEDLTEWLGELIRQVDSSLLDEWEQLTNPGAESDDQQVAFGADIPRPISANTRAFKVMVRNAMFRRVELASRQRWDELAELGDGLDADDWVDLLELYFDEYDEIGTGPSARGPLLFQVTVEPTLWRVRQVLEDPQGDHGWALLAEVNLAESDAAGEVVFDEFEVAEG; encoded by the coding sequence GTGCTGCTTACCGAACTTCTCCCCGAATCCGTCGACCCCGATGGCACCGATGCCGATGCGCTGTTCGACGTGTTCACCTCGTGGACCACCGATCGCGGTCTGCAGCTCTACCCCGCACAGGAAGAAGCGCTCATGGAGCTGGTCTCCGGGGCGAACGTGATCCTGGCAACGCCCACCGGGTCGGGGAAGTCGATGGTCGCGATAGGCGCCCACTTCTTTGCCCTCGCGGCACGGTCGAGCGGCGGGGGCCGCCGCACCTTCTACACGGCCCCGATCAAGGCCCTGGTCAGCGAGAAGTTCTTCGCACTGTGCGAGGTGTTCGGCGCCGACAAGGTCGGCATGATGACCGGTGACGCATCGGTGAACTCGTCGGCGCCGATCATCTGTGCCACCGCGGAGATCGTCGCCAATCTTGCGCTGCGCGAGGGCGCGGGCTCCGACATCGGCCAGGTCGTGATGGACGAGTTCCACTTCTACTCCGAACCGGACCGCGGCTGGGCCTGGCAGGTTCCGCTCATCGAGCTGCCGCAGGCCCAGTTCCTGCTGATGTCGGCGACGCTCGGCGACGTGACGCATCTGCGCGACGATCTCACCCGGCGCACCGGACGCTCGACAACGGAGGTCTCCGGCTCCGAACGCCCCGTGCCACTGCACTTCTCGTACTCCCAGACGCCGATCGGTGAGGAGATCGAGGAACTGGTCACCACACACCAGGCACCGGTGTACGTGGTGCACTTCACGCAGGCTGCGGCGCTCGAACGGGCGCAGGCACTCACGAGCGTCAACCTGTGCACCCGCGCCGAGAAGGACGCGATCGCCGAGGCCATCGGCGCATTCCGGTTCACCACCGGCTTCGGCAAGACCCTCTCACGCCTGGTCCGTCACGGTATCGGTGTTCACCACGCAGGCATGCTGCCGAAGTACCGCCGGCTCATCGAACGGCTCGCACAGGAAGGACTACTCAAGGTCATCTGCGGCACAGACACCCTCGGCGTCGGCATCAACGTCCCGATCCGCACAGTGCTGCTCACCGGCCTCACCAAGTACGACGGCGTTCGCACCCGGCAGTTGCGGGCGCGGGAGTTCCACCAGATCGCCGGGCGCGCCGGACGGGCGGGCTACGACACGATGGGCACCGTCGTGGTGCAGGCGCCCGAGTACGAGATCGAGAACGTGCGTGCCTTGGCGAAGGCAGGCGACGACCCGAAGAAGCGGCGCAAGGTGCAGCGCAAGAAGGCACCGGAAGGATTCGTCTCCTGGGGCGAGGGCACGTTCGACAAGTTGATCACCGCGACACCCGAGCCGCTCAGTTCACGCTTCTCCGTGAGCAATTCGATGCTGCTCAACGTGATCGCACGTCCGGGAAACTGCTTCCAGGCGATGCGGCATCTACTCGAGGACAACCACGAGTCGCGTCCGGCGCAGCGCAAACACATCCTCAAGGCCATCTCGCTGTACCGGGGCCTGCTGCAGGCCGGGATCGTCCAGCAGTTGGACGAGCCCGACGAGTACGGCCGGATGGCGCGTCTGACAGTGGATCTGCAGCGCGACTTCGCCCTGAACCAGCCGCTGTCGCCGTTCGCACTCGCTTCGCTGGAACTGCTCGACGTCGAATCACACACCTACGCACTCGATGTCGTCTCGATCATCGAGTCGACACTCGACGACCCACGTCAAATCCTCATGGCGCAGCAGCACGCCGCCCGCGGCGCGGCCGTCGCAGAGATGAAGGCTGACGGCATCGAGTACGAGGAGCGCATGGAGCTCCTCGAGGAGATCACCTGGCCGAAGCCGTTGGCGGACCTGCTCTTCCCGGCGTTCGAGACCTACCGTGCCGGCCATCCGTGGATGAGCGAGTTTGCACTCTCGCCGAAGTCGGTGGTCCGTGACATGGTGGAGCGGGCGATGACGTTCGCCGAGCTGGTCAGCCACTACGGTCTCGCCCGCTCCGAGGGACTGGTACTGAGATACCTCGCAGACGCGTACCGCGCGTTACGGCAGACGGTTCCGGCCGAGGCACGCACGGAGGAGCTCGAGGACCTCACCGAGTGGCTTGGCGAGCTGATCCGCCAGGTGGATTCGAGCCTGCTCGACGAGTGGGAACAGCTCACCAACCCGGGGGCCGAGTCCGACGACCAGCAGGTCGCATTCGGTGCCGACATCCCGCGCCCCATCTCCGCGAACACCCGCGCATTCAAGGTGATGGTTCGCAACGCAATGTTCCGCCGCGTCGAACTCGCGTCCCGGCAGCGCTGGGACGAGCTCGCCGAACTCGGCGACGGGCTCGACGCCGACGACTGGGTCGATCTGCTCGAGCTGTACTTCGACGAGTACGACGAGATCGGGACTGGGCCTTCTGCACGTGGACCGCTGCTGTTCCAGGTCACCGTCGAGCCCACCCTGTGGCGGGTCCGGCAGGTCCTCGAGGACCCGCAGGGCGACCACGGGTGGGCCCTGCTCGCCGAGGTGAATCTCGCCGAATCCGACGCCGCCGGCGAGGTGGTGTTCGACGAGTTCGAGGTGGCCGAGGGCTGA
- a CDS encoding metal-dependent transcriptional regulator has product MKDLVDTTEMYLRTIYDLEEEGVVPLRARIAERLEQSGPTVSQTVARMERDGLLQVAGDRHLELTEKGRGLAVAVMRKHRLAERLLVDIIGLDWDQVHAEACRWEHVMSEDVERRLVEVLNNPTTSPYGNPIPGLADLGLDRPVGKAETLIRLTDVPQGKPTAVVVRRLAEHVQSDPELIGQLREAGVVPDARVTVETRPGTVTITVSGHDGFDLPEEMAHAVQVKQV; this is encoded by the coding sequence GTGAAGGATCTGGTCGACACCACGGAGATGTATCTCCGGACGATCTACGACTTGGAAGAAGAGGGCGTCGTCCCACTCCGTGCACGGATCGCCGAACGGCTCGAGCAGAGTGGTCCGACAGTGAGCCAGACCGTCGCACGAATGGAACGCGACGGACTGCTACAGGTAGCGGGCGACCGCCATCTCGAGCTCACCGAGAAGGGCCGCGGTCTCGCGGTCGCGGTGATGCGCAAGCATCGCCTCGCCGAGCGGCTACTCGTCGACATCATCGGGCTCGACTGGGACCAGGTGCACGCCGAGGCGTGCCGCTGGGAGCACGTCATGAGCGAGGACGTCGAGCGACGCCTCGTCGAGGTACTGAACAATCCGACCACCTCGCCGTACGGCAACCCGATCCCCGGCCTCGCCGACCTCGGGCTCGACCGTCCGGTCGGCAAAGCGGAGACACTGATCCGGCTCACCGATGTGCCCCAGGGCAAGCCGACAGCCGTGGTGGTTCGCCGACTCGCCGAGCACGTGCAGTCCGATCCCGAGCTGATCGGGCAACTTCGTGAGGCGGGCGTCGTGCCCGACGCTCGGGTTACAGTCGAGACCAGGCCCGGTACGGTAACCATCACCGTCTCCGGTCATGACGGATTCGACCTTCCCGAAGAAATGGCTCACGCCGTACAGGTGAAGCAGGTCTAG